CACTGTCTGCGGTAGGTCTTGGCCTATTCGGCGGTTTTGCAACCAAGCTCTTCGCGCGTTCAGTGATCTTTGCCAATCCATTGCGGGAAAAGCCCCAGATTGGCGGGTGTTGTGGGGTCGAAAAACCATTTGAAGGCAAACCGCTTTGGGCGTTTTGGGTGGAAAGCCCACGCAACGAAGTGTTTCGGCGTAACTTATTGGAGAACGGTATTTTTCTTCTGAAATGGTTGACCCTTGCCTATGTGTTTGAGGCCTTGATGCTGCGCTACGTACCAGCGGAGTGGATTGCCACAGCCCTTGGGGGGGATGGCATTGGAACCATTGTTCTTGGTGCGTTGGTCGGCGCTCCGGCCTACCTCAATGGCTATGCCGCAGTGCCGCTGGTCAGCGGACTATTGGACCAAGGAATGAGTAACGGAGCAGCAATGAGCTTTGTCATAGCTGGCGGCGTGAGCTGCATTCCTGCCGCCATTGCGGTCTGGGCCTTGGTCAAACCGCGTGTCTTTGCCGCCTACATAGGTTTTGCGATCTCCGGCGCTGTTTTGGCGGGCCTTGCCTGGCAGGCCATAGCGTAAGCCCTTCGAAGCCAAACATGTTCTCTTTGAAAAAGGCGGTTTCGGCGATGTGATCTGTCGTGAGCCGCTTTTTTGCCGCACCGGCACAAAAAAGCCCTGATTCATTGTAATTTAGGCGAAAATTCAGACATAGTGTCCCGCAAAGCGGCTAATGCCGTGTTAAGGCAGCCCCGTTAAAGAGGGCGAGCGGAGCAGTTCGGAGCGTTTGCATGCTCGAGTTCGAGAATGTGAGTAAGTCCTTTTGGACAGGAACACAGCGCAAGGTTATCCTTGATCGCGTGTCCTTTCGCGTCGAACTAGGCCGTAGTCTCGGCATTCTGGCACCTAACGGCACGGGCAAGACCACTCTCATCAACATCATGGCCGGTCTGGAAAAGCCAGATGAGGGTGAAGTGCGGCGCGGCTGTCGGATCAGTTTCCCGCTTGGCTTTATGGGCGGTGTCATCAGCCGTGTCTCAGCCAAAGAAAACTCTCGTTATATTGCGCGGCTCTATGGCCTCGACCCGGATTACGTCGAAGCGTACTGCAGGTATGTCTGCAACCTGGGTGAGTACTTTGATCAGCCGCTGGGCACCTACTCATCAGGCATGAGATCGCGCTTTGCACTGGCTTTGATGCTCGCCTTAGATTTTGACATGTATCTGATCGACGAAGGCATGCCGAGTTCAACAGATGTGGAGTTTAACCGCCGCGCCGGCGGGATCTTGCGCGAAAGGTTGCAAACAACGACAATTGTGATCGTATCGCACCAACCGACGACACTAGAGAAATTCGCCCGAGAAGCCGCTGTTTTGATGAATGGCAAATTACATATGTTCGATACCCTGGAAGAGGCCAAACAGCTTTATGACTACGAAACCCAAAGCTAGAAAGTTTCGCATCCGCAGGACCGCAAGTTCAGCATCCAAGGGAACTTCGCCGGTAGCATCAGGTGAGGCGGACATGACTGCCGCGCCAGGTGAGGATGCGGCTGTTGGGCAAAGTGAACAAACTGCTGTGCCAAGCGCTACCGCGCCAGGCACCTCACTTGAGGTCGAAGATATCCGCAAAGAAGGATTGACAGGACGGCAATTGCGCATGGCGCGCCGTATGGCGCACAAACACGGGCTTGCTCCGACGTCGGATTTTGATGCCGTACGGCTCTTGCGCGCGAAGGGGATTGACCCGTTTCAACGCACGCATATTGTCGAACTGGTCTCATCTGCAGTAGGGGGAGACAGCGCAAAAGAAAGCGTTCAAC
This DNA window, taken from Roseovarius sp. S88, encodes the following:
- a CDS encoding permease, with translation MVDISPPALRRTWHNIDKAWLALVVVLTLVAILDPPQLWPTVNFTAGALLHTAPFIVFAILAVAYMKATGAETLLAKAFEGNQAKMVVFAALLGGLSPFCSCEVIPFIAAMLALGAPLGAVMAFWLASPLMDPAMFLITSGTLGWEFAIAKTLSAVGLGLFGGFATKLFARSVIFANPLREKPQIGGCCGVEKPFEGKPLWAFWVESPRNEVFRRNLLENGIFLLKWLTLAYVFEALMLRYVPAEWIATALGGDGIGTIVLGALVGAPAYLNGYAAVPLVSGLLDQGMSNGAAMSFVIAGGVSCIPAAIAVWALVKPRVFAAYIGFAISGAVLAGLAWQAIA
- a CDS encoding ABC transporter ATP-binding protein, giving the protein MLEFENVSKSFWTGTQRKVILDRVSFRVELGRSLGILAPNGTGKTTLINIMAGLEKPDEGEVRRGCRISFPLGFMGGVISRVSAKENSRYIARLYGLDPDYVEAYCRYVCNLGEYFDQPLGTYSSGMRSRFALALMLALDFDMYLIDEGMPSSTDVEFNRRAGGILRERLQTTTIVIVSHQPTTLEKFAREAAVLMNGKLHMFDTLEEAKQLYDYETQS